In Balaenoptera acutorostrata chromosome 19, mBalAcu1.1, whole genome shotgun sequence, the following proteins share a genomic window:
- the RRAD gene encoding GTP-binding protein RAD — MTLNGGGSGAGGSRGGGRERERRRGSTPWGPAPPLHRRSMPVDERDLQAALTPGALTTAESGTGAQGPRLDWPEGSSDSLSSGGSDSDESVYKVLLLGAPGVGKSALARIFGGIEDGPEAEAAGHTYDRSIMVDGEEAALMVYDIWEQDGGRWLPGHCMAMGDAYVIVYSVTDKDSFEKASELRVQLRRARQTDDVPIILVGNKSDLVRSREVSLDEGRACAVVFDCKFIETSAALHHNVQALFEGVVRQIRLRRDSKEANARRQAGSRRRESLGKKAKRFLGRIVARNSRKMALRAKSKSCHDLSVL, encoded by the exons ATGACTCTGAACGGCGGCGGCAGCGGAGCGGGCGGGAGCCGCGGTGGGGGCCGCGAGCGCGAGCGCCGTCGGGGCAGCACACCCTGGGGCCCGGCGCCCCCGCTGCACCGCCGAAGCATGCCTGTGGACGAGCGCGACCTGCAGGCGGCGCTGACTCCGGGAGCTCTGACAACGGCCGAGTCCGGGACGGGGGCCCAGGGTCCGAGGCTGGACTGGCCCGAGGGCTCCTCCGACTCGCTCAGCTCAGGAGGCAGCGATTCAGACGAGAGCGTTTACAAGGTGCTGCTGCTGGGGGCGCCTGGCGTCGGCAAGAGTGCTCTGGCGCGCATCTTCGGTGGTATAGAGGACGGGCCTGAAGCAGAGGCCGCag GGCACACGTATGATCGCTCCATCATGGTGGATGGAGAAGAGGCAGCGCTCATGGTCTATGACATTTGGGAGCAG GATGGGGGCCGCTGGCTACCTGGCCACTGCATGGCCATGGGAGATGCATACGTCATCGTGTATTCAGTGACAGACAAGGACAGCTTTGAGAAGGCCTCAGAGCTTCGGGTCCAGCTGCGGAGGGCGCGGCAGACAGACGACGTGCCCATCATCCTAGTGGGCAACAAGAGCGACCTGGTGCGCTCTCGTGAGGTCTCCTTGGATG AGGGCCGGGCCTGTGCCGTCGTCTTCGACTGCAAGTTTATTGAGACGTCGGCTGCGCTGCACCACAATGTCCAGGCGCTGTTTGAGGGTGTCGTGCGCCAGATACGCCTGCGCAGGGACAGCAAAGAGGCCAACGCACGTCGGCAAGCGGGTTCTCGGCGGCGAGAGAGCCTTGGCAAGAAGGCGAAGCGCTTCCTGGGCCGCATCGTCGCTCGAAACAGCCGCAAGATGGCCTTGCGTGCCAAGTCCAAGTCCTGCCACGACCTCTCCGTGCTCTAG
- the CDH16 gene encoding cadherin-16 isoform X2, with the protein MVPAWLCLLCLFIPQAFPGAQPAEVYVDVPENYGGNFPLYLTKLPLPRKETEGQIVLSGDSGVAAEGPFAVDPESGFLLVTRALDREEQAEYQLQVTLETEDGRVLWGPQHVLVHVKDENDQVPHFSQAIYKVQLSQGTRPGVPFFFLEASDGDAPGTANSDLRFHILNQAPSQPSADMFQLEPQLGALALSPEGSTSLDQALEGPYQLLVQVKDMGDQASGHQATATIDVSIVENTWVPLDPVHLAENLQVPYPHHVAQVHWSGGDVHYHLESQPLGPFDVDKEGKLYVTRELDREAQAEYLLQVRAQNTRGEDYAETLELHVVVMDENDNMPVCPPRGPAISIPELSPPGTKVAKLLVEDADAPGSPNSHIVYRLLSPEPEEGAEGRAFELDSTSGSVTLGAAPLQAGQNILLQVLVTDLGGAEGGLSSTCEIAVTITDINDHAPEFTTSQIEPLSLPEDTEPGTLVTTLMATDADLEPAFRLMDFAIEAGDVEGSFGLDWEPDSGRVQLRLLKNLSYEAAPSHKLVVVVRSVAEPVGPDPGPGATVTVTVLVERVVPPPQLDQESYEASVPVSTPAGSLLLTVRPSHPMSSPLRFSLVNDSEGWLCIEEVSGEVHIARPLQGAQPGDMYTVLVEAQDADEPTLSTSATLVIHFLKAPSAPTPTLAPVPSRHLCTPRQDRGVVVGGPRGDPDLAGGHGPYSFALGPNPTAQRDWRLRALNVIVCRCNVEGQCMRKVGRMKGMPTKLSAVGILVGTLIAIGIFLILIFTHLTLARKKDLDQPVDSVPLKAAV; encoded by the exons ATGGTCCCTGCCTGGCTGTGTCTGCTTTGCCTCTTCATCCCCCAG GCTTTCCCCGGGGCCCAGCCTGCAGAGGTGTATGTGGACGTCCCGGAAAACTACGGTGGAAATTTCCCTTTGTACTTGACCAAG CTACCGCTGCCCCGTAAGGAGACTGAGGGCCAGATTGTTCTGTCAGGAGACTCAGGCGTGGCAGCTGAGGGCCCCTTTGCTGTGGATCCAGAGTCTGGCTTCCTGCTGGTGACCAGGGCCCTGGACCGGGAGGAACAGGCAGAGTACCAGCTACAG GTCACCCTGGAGACAGAGGATGGACGTGTCTTGTGGGGCCCGCAGCATGTGCTTGTGCATGTGAAGGATGAGAATGACCAGGTGCCCCATTTCTCCCAGGCCATCTACAAAGTTCAGCTGAGCCAGGGCACCAGGCCTG GTGTCCCCTTCTTCTTCCTTGAGGCTTCAGACGGGGATGCTCCAGGCACAGCCAACTCGGATCTTCGATTCCACATCCTGAACCAGGCCCCATCCCAGCCTTCCGCAGATATGTTCcagctggagcctcagctgggggctctggctctCAGCCCTGAGG GGAGCACCAGCCTAGATCAGGCTCTGGAGGGGCCATACCAGCTGTTGGTACAGGTCAAGGACATGGGTGACCAGGCCTCGGGCCACCAGGCCACAGCCACCATAGATGTCTCCATAGTAGAAAACACCTGGGTGCCCCTAGATCCTGTCCACCTGGCAGAGAATCTCCAAGTTCCATACCCACACCACGTTGCCCAG GTACATTGGAGTGGGGGGGATGTACATTATCACCTGGAGAGCCAGCCCCTTGGACCCTTTGATGTGGACAAGGAGGGGAAACTATACGTGACCAGGGAGCTGGACCGAGAAGCCCAGGCTGAG TACCTGCTCCAGGTGCGGGCTCAGAATACCCGCGGTGAGGACTACGCCGAAACTCTGGAGCTGCATGTGGTGGTGATGGATGAGAATGACAACATGCCTGTCTGCCCCCCACGAGGCCCCGCGATCAGCATTCCTGAGCTCAGCCCCCCAG GTACCAAGGTGGCTAAGCTTTTGGTAGAGGATGCAGATGCCCCCGGTTCCCCCAATTCCCACATTGTGTATCGGCTGCTGAGCCCTGAGCccgaggagggggcagaggggagagctTTCGAGCTGGATTCCACCTCGGGCAGTGTGACACTGGGGGCTGCCCCCCTCCAAGCTGGCCAGAACATCTTGCTTCAGGTGCTGGTCACTGACCTGGGAGGAGCAGAGGGCG GCCTCAGCAGCACCTGTGAGATTGCAGTCACGATCACGGACATCAATGACCATGCCCCTGAGTTCACCACTTCCCAG ATTGAGCCCCTAAGCCTCCCTGAGGACACAGAGCCTGGGACTCTGGTGACCACACTCATGGCCACTGACGCTGACCTTGAGCCTGCCTTCCGCCTCATGGACTTTGCCATTGAGGCAGGGGATGTGGAGGGAAGCTTCGGCCTGGATTGGGAGCCAGACTCTGGTCGTGTCCAGCTGCGACTCCTCAAG AACCTCAGCTATGAGGCAGCTCCAAGTCACaagttggtggtggtggtgcggAGCGTGGCAGAGCCGGTGGGGCCAGACCCAGGCCCTGGAGCCACAGTCAccgtgactgtgctggtggaaagggTGGTGCCACCCCCTCAGTTGGACCAGGAGAGCTACGAGGCCAGTGTCCCAGTCAGCACCCCCGCTGGCTCCCTCCTGCTGACCGTCCGGCCCTCACACCCCATGAGCAGTCCCCTCAG GTTCTCCCTGGTCAACGATTCAGAGGGCTGGCTCTGCATTGAGGAGGTCTCCGGGGAGGTGCACATAGCCCGGCCCCTGCAGGGCGCCCAGCCTGGGGACATGTACACAGTGCTCGTGGAGGCCCAGGATGCAG ATGAGCCAACGCTGAGCACCTCTGCGACCCTCGTGATCCACTTCCTGAAGGCCCCTTCTGCCCCAACCCCGACTCTGGCTCCTGTGCCCTCCCGACACCTCTGCACACCCCGCCAGGACCGTGGCGTGGTTGTCGGTGGACCCAGAGGGGACCCTGACCTGGCCGGCGGACACGGTCCCTACAGCTTTGCCCTTGGTCCCAACCCCACGGCGCAGCGGGATTGGCGCCTCCGGGCTCTCAATG